In the Brassica napus cultivar Da-Ae chromosome A7, Da-Ae, whole genome shotgun sequence genome, one interval contains:
- the LOC111200778 gene encoding mitochondrial import receptor subunit TOM7-1-like, whose product MDSTLSLKPRGKGKGSQGASSSNDKSKSQLLKEWTNWSLKKAKVATHYGFIPLIIIVGMNSDPKPHLFQLLTPV is encoded by the coding sequence ATGGATTCTACACTTTCGTTGAAGCCCAGAGGAAAAGGGAAAGGATCACAGGGAGCTTCCTCTTCCAATGACAAATCCAAGTCGCAGCTCCTCAAGGAATGGACCAACTGGTCTCTCAAGAAGGCCAAAGTCGCCACTCACTACGGATTCATCCCTCTCATCATCATCGTCGGCATGAACTCCGATCCAAAGCCCCATCTCTTCCAGCTCCTTACCCCTGTCTGA